The proteins below are encoded in one region of Podarcis raffonei isolate rPodRaf1 chromosome 8, rPodRaf1.pri, whole genome shotgun sequence:
- the LOC128418562 gene encoding alpha-tectorin-like translates to METISVFLLLAVGSTLTSPADASNESLMYPYGTAQGDTKNPKSDDGTSTKIITAVPFSFYGKKYSSLYVNNNGVVSFGVNVSQYTPDPFPLDLGSPFVAPYWGDVDNTRGGDVLWRQTQDSAVLSRCTADINQYFPEMSFTAVWALVATWDRVAYFGSASKKTNTFQAVLTTNNEISFIILNYADIQWTTGIASGGHPRTGLGGTPAQAGFDSGDMKNFYNIPASRTPSVLNITQTTNVQFTGRWVFQVDEIVIGDTTEKSKCLE, encoded by the exons ATGGAAACTATCTCTGTTTTCCTTCTGCTGGCAGTGG GGTCGACCCTGACCTCTCCAGCCGATGCCTCCAATG AATCATTGATGTACCCTTATGGGACTGCACAGGGTGACACAAAGAACCCCAAGTCAGATGATGGGACATCTACAAAGATCATCACTGCAGTGCCCTTCAGCTTCTATGGCAAAAAGTACAGCTCACTCTAC GTCAACAACAACGGGGTGGTCTCCTTTGGTGTGAATGTCTCACAGTACACACCCGACCCTTTCCCGCTGGATTTAGGGTCACCCTTTGTCGCCCCCTATTGGGGGGATGTTGACAATACTAGAGGCGGGGATGTCCTCTGGAGACAGACTCAGGACTCTGCAGTGCTTAGCCGCTGTACCGCAGACATCAACCAGTACTTCCCAGAGATGTCTTTCACGGCTGTCTGGGCCTTGGTTGCTACCTGGGACCGTGTTGCCTACTTTGGAAGTGCTTCAAAAAAG ACCAACACTTTCCAGGCTGTCTTGACCACCAATAACGAAATCTCTTTCATCATTTTGAATTATGCCGACATCCAGTGGACAACCGGGATAGCAAGTGGTGGGCACCCCaggacaggccttgggggaaccCCTGCACAG GCTGGATTTGACAGTGGAGACATGAAAAACTTTTACAACATCCCAGCATCACGCACCCCCAGTGTCCTCAATATCACACAAACCACCAACGTGCAGTTTACAGGGCGATGGGTGTTCCAAGTGGATGAGATTGTGATTGGAGACACAACGGAGAAGAGCAAATGCTTGGA ATGA